The Ensifer canadensis genomic sequence TGGAAGCTCCTGTCACAGTTTCGGGCTCAAGGGAGCGATCGCAGCAAAGCGCTGCCAGTCCTTGGCGGATTTCGGGGTCCATGCGGCTTCGGCGATGGCGCACAGCCTGGGGAAGACGAGCCGATTGAAGTAGCCGCGCGACAGGAAATGCTCCGACCAGATGCAGGCCTGAACGCCCTTCATGCGCGCTTTCAGCTCATCCGGAAATTCGCCTTCGGCCTCGTAGCCATAGGTATGGGCCGACGTTGCCGTCCCGGCCCAGCTGGCGCCCGGTTCCTGCCAGGCGTCGGCCTGCGCCATGTCGAGATAATAGGCCTGACCGGGCGTCATCACCACGTCATAGCCTTCCCGCGCAAGCTCGATGCCGACCTCCGGCCGCTCCCACGCCATCAGCAACGTGCCTTCGGTCTCGACGCCGCCGCCATGGGCGACCTCGTTCCACCCGGCAAGCTTGCGGCCGCGGACGGTCAGCATCTGCTTGACCTTCTTCAGGAAGAAGGATTGCAACGCAAAGGTGCCGGAAAGACCCTCTTTCTCCATCAGCTTCTTCGCCAGCGGCGAGGCAAGCCAGGAACCGTTGGCAACCTCGTCGCCGCCGATATGGATGTACTGACTCGGGAACAACTCGACCATTTCGTCGAGCACTTTCTCGAGGAAGTCATAGGTAAAGGCGATCGCCGGATTGAGCGCATTGTTCGGGTAGCCCTGAACGGAATGATAGCTTTCCGGCGCTTCTTGGCCATCGGTCAGGTCAGGCAGGGCGACAAGCGTGGCGGTGCTATGGCCGGGAATGTCGATCTCCGGAACGATCTCGACGTGAAGCGCCGTCGCCTGGGCCACCAGGGCTTTCACATCCTCTTGGCTGTAGAACCCGCCGGCGGGTTCCGCACCGTTGCCGAGTTGCGGCAACAACGGTTCGTCCGGCCCGCGCAGCACGCCGATCGTCGTTAACGTTGGAAACGCCTTGATTTCAAGCCGCCAGGCCTCGTCATCCGTCAGATGCCAGTGGAAGATGTTGAGCTTGAACCAGGCGAGAATATCGATGAGGCGGGAAATGTCCGATGTCGGGTAGAATTGCCTGGATACGTCGAGATGACAACCGCGCCAGCCGTAACGCGGCGCATCGGAGATCGTGCCCTGCGCCGGAAAACGGAATTTTTCCGGATGCGTGCGCGCGCCGTTCAGCAGCTGCGCCAAGGTCGTCAGCGCGTATTGCCGGCCGGCAGCACCACCATAGGCAAGGCGGATCTCCTTGGTCGAGAAGGCCAATTCGTAGGCCTCGGCAGCAAGCGTCGCATTCTTCGAGAAGACAATTGCCCGCCCTTGACTGGAGGCAACCAGGCTGAATGGCGCATGCCCCGCCGAAAACAGACGATGAAAAAGCCCAAGCACGCTCGCGACCGCTGCCACGTCGTCGGGCGCCGTCATCGGCGCGGGGTAAAGCACGACGGGAAAGCTGTCGCCTGCCCAGGCGTCGATTTGCGCCGGCCATGGCTGCATCGAAAACGACAGGTCGAGCTTGCCTTCGGGCAGTTGTGCTGGCGGAGGCTCGCTCATGGCATTTTCCAGGAGCAGATCGGAGACGGCGACCGGCACATGCTCGCCGCTCGAAAACGTCAGATAGGCTGACTTGGCACCATCAGTGCAGTGCTTCGCCTGTCGATGCAGGCCGCTCACCGTGAACGTCCAGCTTTCGCCGGGGCCAAGCGTCAGCCCGGCGGGTGGTGCGAATTCATGAAAATTGGCGTTGCGGCGCAGGAAAGTGGCGTTGTCGCAGGCCTCCGGCACGATTACGCGCGTGAGCGACGTGTACACCAGGCGGAAGCCCGTGAGCGGTGTGGCTGAGAAATTGAACAGCGTGAAGGTGAACCGGCCAAATGCGCCGCCGTCAGGCTGCCAGGACGCTTCGAGACGATAGGAAACGGGCGCCATGATCTTCCTCCCAGAAGTCTTTCGGTCAGTAGTGGCTAGATTGTGAGAAGGTTCGCGCCAGTTCAGCCTGGCCGGCGGTCAGACCGCAATCAACAGGCAGGCACACGCCCGAGATCGCAGCGGCGAGCGGCCCTGCGAGGAAATGTACGGCGTTGGCAACATCGTCAGGATTGACGATGCGCTGTAAGGGATACCAGCGGCGCGCTTCCTCGAAGACGTCAGGATTGGCGGCGGCACGCGCTTCCCATGCCTGCGTTCGCACGGTGCCCGGCGCAACGGCGTTGGAGCGAATGCCGAACTTGCCGTACTCCACGGCGATCAGGCGTGTCAGGT encodes the following:
- a CDS encoding beta-N-acetylhexosaminidase → MAPVSYRLEASWQPDGGAFGRFTFTLFNFSATPLTGFRLVYTSLTRVIVPEACDNATFLRRNANFHEFAPPAGLTLGPGESWTFTVSGLHRQAKHCTDGAKSAYLTFSSGEHVPVAVSDLLLENAMSEPPPAQLPEGKLDLSFSMQPWPAQIDAWAGDSFPVVLYPAPMTAPDDVAAVASVLGLFHRLFSAGHAPFSLVASSQGRAIVFSKNATLAAEAYELAFSTKEIRLAYGGAAGRQYALTTLAQLLNGARTHPEKFRFPAQGTISDAPRYGWRGCHLDVSRQFYPTSDISRLIDILAWFKLNIFHWHLTDDEAWRLEIKAFPTLTTIGVLRGPDEPLLPQLGNGAEPAGGFYSQEDVKALVAQATALHVEIVPEIDIPGHSTATLVALPDLTDGQEAPESYHSVQGYPNNALNPAIAFTYDFLEKVLDEMVELFPSQYIHIGGDEVANGSWLASPLAKKLMEKEGLSGTFALQSFFLKKVKQMLTVRGRKLAGWNEVAHGGGVETEGTLLMAWERPEVGIELAREGYDVVMTPGQAYYLDMAQADAWQEPGASWAGTATSAHTYGYEAEGEFPDELKARMKGVQACIWSEHFLSRGYFNRLVFPRLCAIAEAAWTPKSAKDWQRFAAIAPLSPKL